The genomic interval GATGGCGTAAACGGCTACCTCTTCGATCCCACCGATCCCCAAGGTGCGATTTCCGCTACCCAGAAATTACTCGATAATCAAGCCGAGCGCGATACTCTGCGCCAAAATGCTCGTCAGGAAGCCGAGCGCTGGGGTTGGAGTTCTGCCACTCGCCAACTACACCGCTATTATCAAGCTGTAGTTAATTCCCGGCAACCGCTGGCAGCTTAGAGTTGACTCAAAAAGGTGGGTAGGAGAGGGTTTTATATAGCGCTGTGCGCTGGGGAATAGGGAATAGGGAATAGGGAATAGGAAATGGTAGCTAGGTTTCAGTCTTGAACCCTGTCCTCACTGACTCTTTCTCTGCTATAGAACCGATTTGGGATCTATCTTTCTTCTGTCATGTTGGGAGATCGCCCAACATGGCAAGAGTTCTAGAATTCAGTCAAGACAAGGGTTTTCCCAGGGTGACAAAAGAGAGATAAGGTTTACTTTTTTATGGATTCCCGTACCCGTGCCATTTGTTTCGGCGCGTTGATTTGTTCCCAAAGTTTAATAGCTCGGTTAAAGTCATCTTGGCTCTGGGCAAGTTCTCCGGTTTCTTGATAGGTTAATCCCAGTTGATAATACGCTTCAGCGAGGTCACATTTTGCCCCAAGTTTCTCTAAGATTGCGATCGCTTGAGTGTGATAGGAGAAGGCGGTTTCATAGTCGTTTTGGAGCTGAGAGAGTTCGCCAAGTCCAGTCAGTACTTTTCCTTTGATACCATTTCCCTATGAAGCTGCGCTTCATGAGAAAGGGTATAATAATGGGTAGGAAAAGAGCAAAGGAATAAGGAATATAGAGGTATTTATGGCAGGTCGGTTAAAAGTGAGTATCTCAGAAAGTGTGAGGGAACTTCAAAATCGCTTAAGCAAGTCAAAAACAGGGAGTGAAACCCGAGGGAAGTGTACAGTGGAAAAGGGACAACTTTTATCTGTATGGTGCGGTAGATATCACCAGTGGAGAAAGCTATTTTTATGAGTTTTCTCATCTAGAGGGTCAGTGTTTTCAATTATTGGTAAATCAGTACTCAACCCCATTGAGCGATTATGGGAAGAATTAAAAGCCAAGCTAAGATGGCAGAACTGTAAAGACCTGAAAAGGCTACAGCAAAGGCTTTCACAAGTCCTTGATTCCTTCGATAAGGTAACGATCTCCTCGATTACTGGATGGGGCTACTTGGTCGATGCCTTATTAAGCGCAACTTCATAGAGAAATGGTATTACACTATATCTGTCTCTTATTTGGAATCACTATAATCCCTGTATTCCTTGCTCTGTAATGTTTTGAGAGCTTCTTGCTGGGCAAGATGAACAACCTGTACCCAATGTTTTTTCAGGAATGCAGCTACTTTACAGAAAGAGTAACATTTAATTTGTCACTCTAAAAAAAATATTGACGAATAATCTGGAATTGTATAGACTGAAGATCAAATCCACTTAGGAAGAGGAAAGTATGGAAGAACATATGAGTAGAGAGGATATATACTCTCTGATCTATGGCCAAATGTCCCAGGAGGAAAAGCTGCGGCTAGAGGTAGTTCAGTCTTTGTCTGAGCCTTGCGATCGCAAGACATACAAGCAAAAGCTGGAGGAAGCTGCTCAGAAGCTCGGTAAATCCAAGCGAACTGTGCAGCGATTGATGAAGGACTGGAAAGAAAATGGAGTTTCAGCCCTCTTTCCCACCACTAGAGCTGATAAAACTAAGCATCGAATTTCTCAAGAGTGGCAAGAATTTATTCAGGATACTTACATGGAGGAACTGATCAAAGGCAGACGAATAAGTATAAAAGAGATTGCCTTAAAAGTACAAGAAAGGGCTACAAAGCTAGGAGAAGCCGATCATCCTAGCGAGAGAACTATTCGACGGGTACTTAAAAATATGTACGACGAACCAGAAGATATTTACGGTGAGGAAGGAAAAAGAGGGATTCACGAGGTTAATATACCGATTAAAGCAAATGCTAAAGTGTATATCTCTGCAGATTCTGCTGAAGAAAGTATAGCTCAAGCAATTAAGACTTGGGATTATCACAATATCCACAATTGTCAGATAGATGGATCTATTTTATCAAGAAAAATAGATCCGAACATTGATGATTTAGATACTTCAAGAGAACCTCCAGTAAGAAAATTAATCCCTAAACAAAGCTTGGTAAGACAAATGGAAAAATGCCATCAAGTTAGAGAGGAGAACGTGGAAGATTATCTCAGATACGAAGAGGCCTTAGTTTGGCTTAAAGATATTAATGCGTTTCCCTGGGTACGTTGCTTTGGCCCCGATCGAATACCAGGGCGAACAGGATTATCTCGTGAAATCTCTTGTGTTAATAGTGACGATGTGATTATTGTAGGCTATTCAGATCTAAAAGTTGGCGCTCCTTTGTGGGACTGGGAAGGGGAAGAATATTACTACAGGCGAGTCTTTCTTATTAATAAAGACGACTACAAAAATTATTCTCCTGGTCGTTATCCTACAGAAGCTAAACTCACTAAAAGCTTAAAGCCAGGATTTGCAGGAATTCATCCGAAACTTTACATATAGCGCTTTGCTTTGGTCTAGTTACACAACGATGAATTGAATTAATCCCTGAAAATAAGGGCATATAGGGGCGAATGGCCGTTCGCCCCTACAGATACTGTCACTCTACCAAAACATTACCGTCCTAACTTTTGTCGGATGCGAGCGATAAATGCTTCGGTTTCCGGTAATTTTAACGGGAGGCAGAGGAGGGCGAAAATTCCTAAACCGATGGAGCCGGAAATGGAGAGTTGCAGGAGATGGAAGAGGAAGCTGGGGGTTGTCCAGAGTTGTTCTAAGGTGTCGTTGATGAACCATGCTAGGGAGGAGGCGATCGCACTCACCACCGTCAAGCTCAGTATCGGAAACATCCACCCTTGCCAGCGTAAACCCTGAAGCTTGCGATCGAGCAAAATAATCATTGCCACCATGGAAAACAGGTTAACGCCAACTGTAGCTAACACCAGGCCCGGTGCGCCAAAGGACTGAATTAATACATAATCTAAAACCCCATTCAAGACGATACTGATCGTGCTAATCCGAAATGGAGTTTGACCATCTCCGAGGGCATAAAAGACACGCACCAAGACATCTCGGCCTAAGTAAACAAACATGCCGATGCCATAGGCTACGAGTAAACTTGAGACAAACTGGGAGGCTTGCGGGTTAAAGGCTCCGCGCTCGTACACCACCCGCACGATCGCATCACTCAGGGCAATCATCAACCCCCCTAACGGTAACATCGCCAGCGCCGTGAGAATCATCCCTTGGCGGATGCGCTGCTTCAGTTCCGGCCAATTTTCCGGTTCCGTAAGCCGAGAAAAAACGGGTAGCAGGGGAACCAGGAGCATATTCGAGAGAATACCCAAAGGTGTTTGCACCAATAATCCCGCATATCCTAACGCTGAGGCGGTTTGGGGGATGAACGAGGCAAAAAACAGGTCAGTGTAAACGTTAATTTGCATCATCCCCGAAGATAAGGTTGCCGGGCCGAGAACCCGCAACACTTGACCCACTCCCGGTTGACGAAACTGAAACCTGAGCCGCAGGGTTCCCAACCCCGATCGCCATTGCACCACCAGTTGCGCTAACCATTGGATCGCCGCACCTCCCAGGGTTCCCCAGGCTAGGAATTGACCGCCGATGCGAGCATATTCGGGGTTGATGATATCGGAGCCTAATTGCAGGAAGAGAGCGCCTAAACTGGCTAAAATGGTCAAACTGGAAAACAAGGGACTAATGGAGGGGAGGAAATACTGATCGCCCGCGTTCAATGTGCCAAATCCAATACCAATCCAACCCGCAAGGAGCGCCAGGGGAGCCATGATCCGCAGTTGTTCCACGGCGATCGCATGAATCTCCATTCCTTCCGGCGTTTGCAAGAGTCCTGGAGCTACCAAATTGATGAGTGGATCGGCTGCCACCATCAGAAATAGGGTCACGGGCAGTAAAATCAGACTAATTAATGTAGTAATCGTTTCCACCAAAGGCGCAGCCTCTTCCGGTTTGCGCTTGGCTAAAGCACTGACAATGGCACTGTGAAATGGGCCATTAATCCCCCCTAGGAGGATGAGCAGAAAACCGGGAACTACATAGGCATAAGTATAAGCATCTACCGCCGGCCCCACGCCAAAAGCCGCCGCGATCGCCTGTTGGCGAACTAAACCGGCTACTTTACTGACTAAGGTGGCGATCGCCACTAACCCCGCAATTCCCGCTAAAGAGCGAGATGATTTAGAAGATTCTGACACAATCTAATAATTAAACAATTAATAATTTTCATGTCGGCGACAGCCGAAACAATTGGGGTAATAGTGTATCACCGCGTCTCCACGTCTTCCCCATCCCCCCATTCCTCTATTCCCCGTCACCCTGCTCACTAAACCGGGCTAACAGCTCTTCGCGGGAAT from Roseofilum reptotaenium CS-1145 carries:
- a CDS encoding helix-turn-helix domain-containing protein, with protein sequence MEEHMSREDIYSLIYGQMSQEEKLRLEVVQSLSEPCDRKTYKQKLEEAAQKLGKSKRTVQRLMKDWKENGVSALFPTTRADKTKHRISQEWQEFIQDTYMEELIKGRRISIKEIALKVQERATKLGEADHPSERTIRRVLKNMYDEPEDIYGEEGKRGIHEVNIPIKANAKVYISADSAEESIAQAIKTWDYHNIHNCQIDGSILSRKIDPNIDDLDTSREPPVRKLIPKQSLVRQMEKCHQVREENVEDYLRYEEALVWLKDINAFPWVRCFGPDRIPGRTGLSREISCVNSDDVIIVGYSDLKVGAPLWDWEGEEYYYRRVFLINKDDYKNYSPGRYPTEAKLTKSLKPGFAGIHPKLYI
- a CDS encoding tetratricopeptide repeat protein, producing MKGKVLTGLGELSQLQNDYETAFSYHTQAIAILEKLGAKCDLAEAYYQLGLTYQETGELAQSQDDFNRAIKLWEQINAPKQMARVRESIKK
- the murJ gene encoding murein biosynthesis integral membrane protein MurJ; translation: MSESSKSSRSLAGIAGLVAIATLVSKVAGLVRQQAIAAAFGVGPAVDAYTYAYVVPGFLLILLGGINGPFHSAIVSALAKRKPEEAAPLVETITTLISLILLPVTLFLMVAADPLINLVAPGLLQTPEGMEIHAIAVEQLRIMAPLALLAGWIGIGFGTLNAGDQYFLPSISPLFSSLTILASLGALFLQLGSDIINPEYARIGGQFLAWGTLGGAAIQWLAQLVVQWRSGLGTLRLRFQFRQPGVGQVLRVLGPATLSSGMMQINVYTDLFFASFIPQTASALGYAGLLVQTPLGILSNMLLVPLLPVFSRLTEPENWPELKQRIRQGMILTALAMLPLGGLMIALSDAIVRVVYERGAFNPQASQFVSSLLVAYGIGMFVYLGRDVLVRVFYALGDGQTPFRISTISIVLNGVLDYVLIQSFGAPGLVLATVGVNLFSMVAMIILLDRKLQGLRWQGWMFPILSLTVVSAIASSLAWFINDTLEQLWTTPSFLFHLLQLSISGSIGLGIFALLCLPLKLPETEAFIARIRQKLGR